The Collibacillus ludicampi region AAAAACAGCGGACTGACTCCAGCCGAATGAGCAGTTCCCGAAAGAAAAATTTTACGGGAGGGTGTACCCTCCCGACTTATTCCCTAACTTCCCTTACGTGCACGGGCAGAATAATGTCAACGGTCGTCCCCTTATCTTTTTCACTGCTGATGTGAATACACCCTTGATGTGTTTCAATGATTTTATAGCAAACCATTAATCCCAAGCCTGTACCCTGTTCTTTCGTGGTGAAAAACGGATTCCCGAGTTTGGGAATCAGTTCTTCCGGAATCCCGCACCCCTGATCGACAAAGCGGATCAGTACCTTTTCCGAGCTGTACATTTTCATTTGAATCATCAAATCTCCGCCATTAGGCATCGCTTCAATTGCATTCTTCAGAATATTAACAAAAACTTGTTTTAATTGATTTTCTTCACACGTGACCAAAGGGATATCACTTTCAAATTCCGTCCGTATTTGGACATCATTCATAATCGCTTGCGTTGTCAACAGGGCAACGACATGTTGCATCAAAATTCGAATGTCTTTCGGTTGAAAATTTGAAACCTGCGGTTTTGCAAGCAGCATAAATTCATTGACGATAAAGTGAATACGGTCGAGTTCGGATAACATGATTTCGAAATACTCCGGTTTGTAGTCCGGATGATTTTCTGCTTTCGCCTGTAACAATTGAACAAAACCTTTTAGGGCTGTCAACGGATTACGGATCTCATGCGCGACTCCCGCAGCCAATTCGCCAACAAGGGAGAGTTTATCCGCCTTGCGCAACAGTTCCTCTGTACGCTTTCGCTCTGTAATATCTCGCGCCACAAATACGATCTTTGAAACTTCTCCATTTTCCTCGATGACAGGAGCACCGTTGGCTTCCATAGTGATCCAATGTCCGTCCGCATGTTTGTACCGAAGTTCAGCTTGACGCGGCGTTTTCGTGCGAATCATTTCATGAAATAACCTCTTAGCTCGCGGGAGGTCTTCCGGATGAACCTTTTCAAACAAGAACTTACCCATACAGTATTCTGGAGGATCTCCAAGAATCGTTTGATAGGAGGGTGAGATATATGTAACGATACCATGAATATCGAGAACACCGATCAAATCTGTCATGTGCTGTTCTATGATACGGTAATTGGCATCCCTTTCACGCAGCGCTTGTTCCACCCGTTTCCTTTCCGTAATATCCCTGCAGATCAGCAGAACAGCCGGTTCTCCCATGTAGGTGATGCGTACCGGTAAAACTTCAATATCGATCACCTGTCCGTCCGAGCGTATCAATTTCTCTTCAAGAATTTCAACCGTTTCATTTTTTTCGATTTTCCTCACTCGTTCGGCAACAACATCCCGATAACCCGGATGAACAAAATCTAAAATCGGTCTGCCGATGATCTCCTCCTTGGAATCGGATCCCATTAATCGTAAACCGGCAGGGTTTATGTAAACGACTCTTCCCTTTTGGTGAACAGCTATCGGTTCAGGAGAAAACTCAAGTAAATTACGGTAGCATTCTTCGCTTTCTCTCAATTGTTGTTCGATCTGTTTCTGTTTTTGAAGATATTCTTTTAAACTCTGAACTCGAAATCTACGCCCTTCTGTATCCCTTGTACTCATTCCTCTTAACCTCTTTTGTTTTCATGCGTTTACATAACCCCTATTAATCCTACTTATAATAGTAGCAGTTTTTTTACATTTCCCCAATATCTATCGTTCACATTCCCATACATTTTTCGTAAAAGGGATTGAAAAATGTTAGACGATCACGAGCCATTTCCTTATAATAGTCTAGGGTGAATGACGTTGACTTGGGACGTTTTCAATATCATTGGCACGATCGCATTTGCTCTTTCCGGTGCGATCGTGGCAATGGAAGAAGAATATGATATTCTTGGCGTGTATGTTTTGGGATTCGCAACAGCTTTCGGCGGAGGCATCATTCGCAATTTGCTAATCGGTGTACCCGTAACAAATATTTGGAATCAATCGACTTTATTTACCATTGCTCTCTTATCAATGACCATCGTGTTCTGTTCTCCCGGATCTCTGATACATCGCTGGAAACGGTGGCTTAACTTTTTCGATGCGATCGGTTTGTCCGCTTTTGCTATACAGGGGGCTTCTTATGCCCACTCCATGCACCATTCGATCAGTGCCGTCATTATTGCAGCCGTTATGACGGGGATCGGTGGGGGTCTGATCCGCGACCTCTTGGCCGGGAGAAAGCCGCTCGTTTTGAGAGATGAAATCTATGCGGTATGGGCCATTTTCGTAGGACTTGTGATCGGCCTTGATCTGGTGCAAAATGCATGGCACACGTATCTGCTTTTCGTCATCGTCGTGTTGTTGCGATTGCTTTCCATCATTTTCAAATGGAACTTACCCCGACGGGCCTTGTCACGTTGAATGCTTTTCAGGGTTTATTTTTGCTTGATCGTTCGACCAAGGCCCACCCACTCACTCGTTTTCCCATTGTAATAGACCCATAGGGCATTGAAGAAAAGGAGGGCGCTTGTTGAAAAAAACACGTAGTGGATCCCCGCGTGTGCAGCCATCTGCCCTCCCAAGATAGGCCCCGCAATATTGCCCATATACTGAGCGGACTGGTTGTATCCAAACACCCTTCCGGCGAGGGAGTCCGGTATCATCCTCTTCATCAAGGCGTTCACAGACGGAAGCAAGCCAGCGGCCGCTACGCCGAGAACAAAACGGAGAGCCATGAGTTGCCAAGGATTTTGAACATAGGCTTGCGGAATGAAGACGATCGCGGCTACAGTCAATGCTGCAACCAATACCTTTTGCGGGCCGATGCGGTCCGCCAGTTTTCCCAAACGGGGAGCGGCAAAGACATTCGCAAAACCGGAGGTGGCCACCACGACACCGGAGATGAACGCTACATGTGACGTATCATGAAGCAGTTGTTTCACATAGACGGTGATGATCGGTTCGATCGACAAATTGGCCAGTTGCAACATAAACGAGGTAACAAAGAGAGCCAAGACGAAACGACGCTTGGGTAGGGACTGCCATACTTCCCGCCCCGATAAGCGTGCGGTCTTCATCGGCTTGAAGTTTTCCTTCACAAAAAAAACCGTGACCAGAAACGCGAGGAACATAAACCCGCCCGTTACGAAAAAGATATGACGGATACCGATGATTTCCGCTAGATAGCCCCCGATCAATGGCCCCAATAATGTACCGCCCACTTGACCGGTGGATAACGTGCCTAACGCCCACCCGGCGTGCTCCTTCGGGGTTTGTGTGGCGACCAGAGTGATCGATGCGGAGATATACCCTGAAACAGCCCCCATGAGAAAACGCAGCCCCACCAGTTCATAAACATTTCCGACCAGGCCCATCGTAGCCATGACAAGCGCCATTCCGAGGCTCGCACGGATCAGCATCAGTTTTCTCCCGTGTATATCAGCCAGCCGCCCCCAAACCGGTGAAACGATGGCAGCTAAGAGAAAAGTAGCACCAAAGGCGACACCTGCCCACTGCTCCACACTCTCTGTCACATGGACACCGAGTTCTTCAATATATAACGGCAAAAACGGTATCACAAGACTCATTCCGGCAGTCGTGATAAACGATCCAAACCAGCAAATATAAAGATTTCGTTTCCAAAGCGGCATATCCATTCCTTCATTTCATCGATTCTTTCATTCGTATAACATATATTCAGTGACACGAATAAAAATGTCAATGGAAAGGACTGTACGGTCGACAGTCCATCCACTTAGCTTGCCATACGATACCGAAACAAACGCGTACTTAAAAATAACATGACAAGAATCGCACTTGTGAGAACTCCCCAATCCAGTATGAGATGATAAGGCATATCAAGGAGAAGTCCACGTAATGCGTCTACAAGATAACTCATTGGATTCATGGTGGCTACAACTTTTAACCAAGTGGGCATGATGGATATCGGATATAAGGCGTTCGAGGAGAAAAAGAGCGGCATGGTAATCAGTTGGCCGATACCCATCATTCGTTCACGCGTTCGCATTAAGGAAGCGAGCACCATCGACAGCCCTGCAAAAAAAGCAGCACCGAGAATCACTGTCAGTATAACACCCACGATATGGCCTATTTTCCAATCCAGATGAACGCCGATTCCCATAGCTACGAAGCAGATGATCACCGCCTGGGCGAATGCCCGAACGGAGGCGGCCAGCATTTTACCCAGAATGAAAGCAGAGCGGGATATCGGAGTCGAGAGGAATTTTTGCAACACCCCCATATCTCTCTCCCAGATGATTGTTATTCCATAAAAGATCGAAATAAAAGTGATCGATTGCGAGAGAATGCCGGGCGTCAAAAATGCCAGGTAACTGACATGTCCGGTGGGAACCGCCCGCAAGCGACCGAACGCCTCACCGAAAACCAGCAACCAAAGTATAGGTTGCACGGCCCTCATGATCAATTCGAAAGGATCTTTACGAAGTTTCCGAATTTCAATTTCCGCGATTGTCCACACATGCAAGGAGTAAAGCAGTACGGCGTTATTACGCTTACCCAAGTCGTCTCGCCGTTCGACGGCTTTGAAAAACATCTTTAATCTCTCCTTGTTGGTTTTCGAAGGATCCGGCAAAATGAGCAAAGATGTCATCCATACTCGCTTGCTGGTTTCCCATTTGTTCACGAAGCTGCTCAACGGTTCCCAATGCGGCAATCTGACCTTTGCTCATAATCGCAATCCGTCCACACAACGCTTCTGCTTCTTCCATGTAGTGGGTTGTTAGAAAAATCGTCATTTTGTGTTCCCGTCTCAACTCTTCGATATGATTCCAAACTCCCCGACGCGCTACTGGATCCAGTCCTACGGTAGGTTCGTCAAGAAATAATACTTGCGGTTTGTGAAGGATCGCCTGGCCGATCTCCAAACGTCTAATCATTCCTCCCGAATAGGTTTTCGCAGGCCGGTCAGCCGCTTCTTCGAGCCCCATCATCACAAGAATCTCCTGTATGCGGCGCTCCCGTTCTTCTCGCCCAAGCCCGTAGAGCTTGCCGAAAACGAGCAAATTTTCATACCCCGTTAACGTTCCATCGACCGACAAAGCCTGCGGGACGTAGCCGATCGAAGCGCGGATACGGCTCGCATGTTCGTTGAGTCGAAATCCGCAAATTTCAACATCTCCTCCGTCAGCAGGTATAAGTGTTATTAACATTTTAATCGTGGTTGACTTGCCTGCACCATTGGGACCTAACAGCCCAAAACATTCACCCTTGCGAACAGAAAAATCGATACCTTGAACAGCATGAACTTTTCCGAAACTTTTCGATAATCCTTTGACCTTCACCGTATATTCGGTCATTTTTCTCCCTCGCTTTTGGAGAAGTAATTCGCGACTTTTCTCAATAACTCGATAAAGATTGTCTGTTCTTCATATGTCAGTTGATCAAACGGCTCAGATAGCCTTTCCATCCACAAGGCTTCGACCTGTCGAATGAGTTCGGCACCTTCTTCCGTTAAACGAACGATTTTCGCGCGAGTATCGGTTACATCGGTGACACGATAGACTAAACGCTCTTTTTCGAGCCGATCAAGCATTTGCGACATCGTGCTCGGTCGAACATTTAAATGTTCTGCCAGTTGCCCGATGGTGCATCGGTCACTCCGCTGTATATGTCGCAAAATGAGCCATTGTACTCGCGTCAACTGTTTTTCTCCCTGAACAAGGGATCCTCTTCTCAGGTGACGATTGATGGTTTGTAAATAGACTAAAAATTGTTCGAGTGATTTTTTCTTTTCCAACATCCTGTTCCTCTTTTTTATATTTATTTAGCGACACTATCTAAATTCGATTTACTATCATTATATAACGATCCTTTATAAAAAATCACCAATTATTTTAATACATTAAAGCATATATGCGACAACGCGCATTCGTGCATACCTTTCCCCTCCATGTTATATTTATTCACATGAATACGGAGGAGGCAGTCGTGAAAATGATACGCAGCTTGTACGTAGTACTAGCATGTCTATTGGTCGCATTCGGTGTCATGATTCTAAATTTTTCCCATCTCGTTACAGGGGGAACAGCTGGTCTGGCTTTATCTCTCAGTTATTTGTTACATGTACCGTTTTTCATTAATTTCTTCTTGATCAATATCCCTTTCTACATGCTCTCCGTCTTACGCATGGGATGGAATTTTACCCTTTCCACGATTTTTTCGGTTACTGCTCTTTCAATACTTACAGGTTTTGGAAAGTTGGTTCATCCG contains the following coding sequences:
- a CDS encoding ABC transporter ATP-binding protein → MTEYTVKVKGLSKSFGKVHAVQGIDFSVRKGECFGLLGPNGAGKSTTIKMLITLIPADGGDVEICGFRLNEHASRIRASIGYVPQALSVDGTLTGYENLLVFGKLYGLGREERERRIQEILVMMGLEEAADRPAKTYSGGMIRRLEIGQAILHKPQVLFLDEPTVGLDPVARRGVWNHIEELRREHKMTIFLTTHYMEEAEALCGRIAIMSKGQIAALGTVEQLREQMGNQQASMDDIFAHFAGSFENQQGEIKDVFQSRRTARRLG
- a CDS encoding trimeric intracellular cation channel family protein yields the protein MTWDVFNIIGTIAFALSGAIVAMEEEYDILGVYVLGFATAFGGGIIRNLLIGVPVTNIWNQSTLFTIALLSMTIVFCSPGSLIHRWKRWLNFFDAIGLSAFAIQGASYAHSMHHSISAVIIAAVMTGIGGGLIRDLLAGRKPLVLRDEIYAVWAIFVGLVIGLDLVQNAWHTYLLFVIVVLLRLLSIIFKWNLPRRALSR
- a CDS encoding ABC transporter permease, giving the protein MFFKAVERRDDLGKRNNAVLLYSLHVWTIAEIEIRKLRKDPFELIMRAVQPILWLLVFGEAFGRLRAVPTGHVSYLAFLTPGILSQSITFISIFYGITIIWERDMGVLQKFLSTPISRSAFILGKMLAASVRAFAQAVIICFVAMGIGVHLDWKIGHIVGVILTVILGAAFFAGLSMVLASLMRTRERMMGIGQLITMPLFFSSNALYPISIMPTWLKVVATMNPMSYLVDALRGLLLDMPYHLILDWGVLTSAILVMLFLSTRLFRYRMAS
- a CDS encoding MarR family winged helix-turn-helix transcriptional regulator, translated to MLEKKKSLEQFLVYLQTINRHLRRGSLVQGEKQLTRVQWLILRHIQRSDRCTIGQLAEHLNVRPSTMSQMLDRLEKERLVYRVTDVTDTRAKIVRLTEEGAELIRQVEALWMERLSEPFDQLTYEEQTIFIELLRKVANYFSKSEGEK
- a CDS encoding multidrug efflux MFS transporter, with translation MPLWKRNLYICWFGSFITTAGMSLVIPFLPLYIEELGVHVTESVEQWAGVAFGATFLLAAIVSPVWGRLADIHGRKLMLIRASLGMALVMATMGLVGNVYELVGLRFLMGAVSGYISASITLVATQTPKEHAGWALGTLSTGQVGGTLLGPLIGGYLAEIIGIRHIFFVTGGFMFLAFLVTVFFVKENFKPMKTARLSGREVWQSLPKRRFVLALFVTSFMLQLANLSIEPIITVYVKQLLHDTSHVAFISGVVVATSGFANVFAAPRLGKLADRIGPQKVLVAALTVAAIVFIPQAYVQNPWQLMALRFVLGVAAAGLLPSVNALMKRMIPDSLAGRVFGYNQSAQYMGNIAGPILGGQMAAHAGIHYVFFSTSALLFFNALWVYYNGKTSEWVGLGRTIKQK
- a CDS encoding PAS domain-containing sensor histidine kinase; the encoded protein is MSTRDTEGRRFRVQSLKEYLQKQKQIEQQLRESEECYRNLLEFSPEPIAVHQKGRVVYINPAGLRLMGSDSKEEIIGRPILDFVHPGYRDVVAERVRKIEKNETVEILEEKLIRSDGQVIDIEVLPVRITYMGEPAVLLICRDITERKRVEQALRERDANYRIIEQHMTDLIGVLDIHGIVTYISPSYQTILGDPPEYCMGKFLFEKVHPEDLPRAKRLFHEMIRTKTPRQAELRYKHADGHWITMEANGAPVIEENGEVSKIVFVARDITERKRTEELLRKADKLSLVGELAAGVAHEIRNPLTALKGFVQLLQAKAENHPDYKPEYFEIMLSELDRIHFIVNEFMLLAKPQVSNFQPKDIRILMQHVVALLTTQAIMNDVQIRTEFESDIPLVTCEENQLKQVFVNILKNAIEAMPNGGDLMIQMKMYSSEKVLIRFVDQGCGIPEELIPKLGNPFFTTKEQGTGLGLMVCYKIIETHQGCIHISSEKDKGTTVDIILPVHVREVRE